A region from the Variovorax sp. RKNM96 genome encodes:
- a CDS encoding Na/Pi cotransporter family protein, whose translation MKHLLNLLAAVALLVWGTHLVRTGVLRVFGANLRKILVQSMRNRFTAALSGIGVTALVQSSTATSLMTSSFVGQGLVTLPAALAVMRGADVGTALISVLFSADLSWLSPMFIFVGVVLFITRSATVAGRVGRVLIGLGLMLLALQLVVEATEPLFSAPAMRAVLASINSDVLLEITIGSVLAIVAYSSLAVVLLVAAMATSNVVPLDVALGLVLGANLGSGLLAVLTTAKSAVSVRQVTVGNLLFKALGVAIVAPFIGLWIRYVQPELPNQTHGVVLFHLAFNVIISVGFIGLTQWVAKLVTRMLPTPQASSTSRPHHLDPSALSTPSLAISNAAREALHQADIVETMLIGVLDVIRNNDTRLSQELRQLDDTVDELYSAIKYYMTRISREALGEEESRRWTDIISFTINMEQIGDIIERVIIDVEDKKIKPQRNFSEAGMAEIVELHGRLVANLRLSMSVFLNGNVRDAQKLLEEKARFRDLERAYATTHLDRLSDRTTLSIETSSLHIDLISDLKRINSHICSIAYPILESAGALAPSRLRESRLGKIES comes from the coding sequence ATGAAGCATCTCCTGAATCTGCTCGCGGCAGTCGCACTGCTGGTGTGGGGCACCCATCTGGTTCGCACCGGGGTGCTGCGCGTGTTCGGCGCCAACCTGCGCAAGATCCTCGTGCAGAGCATGCGCAACCGCTTCACGGCCGCCCTCTCGGGCATCGGCGTGACGGCGCTGGTGCAGTCGAGCACCGCCACCTCGCTCATGACCTCGTCCTTCGTCGGGCAGGGCCTGGTCACGCTGCCGGCGGCGCTGGCGGTGATGCGGGGGGCCGACGTGGGCACGGCGCTGATCTCGGTGCTGTTCTCGGCGGACCTCTCATGGCTCTCGCCGATGTTCATCTTCGTGGGGGTGGTGCTGTTCATCACGCGCTCGGCCACCGTGGCGGGGCGTGTCGGGCGGGTGCTGATCGGGCTGGGGCTGATGCTGCTGGCGCTGCAGCTGGTGGTCGAAGCCACCGAGCCGCTGTTCTCAGCCCCTGCGATGCGTGCGGTGCTGGCCTCGATCAACAGCGATGTGCTGCTGGAAATCACCATCGGCTCGGTGCTGGCCATCGTGGCCTATTCGAGCCTGGCGGTGGTGCTGCTGGTGGCGGCCATGGCCACGTCGAACGTGGTGCCGCTGGATGTGGCGCTCGGCCTCGTGCTCGGCGCCAACCTCGGCAGCGGCCTGCTCGCGGTGCTGACCACGGCGAAGTCGGCGGTGTCGGTGCGGCAGGTGACGGTGGGCAACTTGCTCTTCAAGGCGCTGGGCGTGGCGATCGTCGCGCCCTTCATCGGCTTGTGGATCCGCTATGTGCAGCCCGAGCTGCCGAACCAGACGCATGGTGTTGTGCTGTTCCACCTGGCCTTCAACGTCATCATCAGCGTCGGCTTCATCGGGCTCACGCAGTGGGTCGCCAAGCTCGTGACACGGATGCTCCCGACGCCGCAGGCCTCCAGCACCAGCCGCCCGCACCACCTGGACCCCTCGGCGCTATCGACGCCTTCTCTGGCGATCTCGAACGCCGCGCGCGAGGCGCTGCACCAGGCCGACATCGTGGAGACCATGCTGATCGGCGTGCTCGACGTGATCCGCAACAACGACACGCGGCTGTCGCAGGAACTGCGGCAGCTGGACGACACGGTGGACGAGCTGTACTCGGCCATCAAGTACTACATGACGCGCATCTCGCGCGAGGCGTTGGGCGAAGAGGAAAGCCGGCGCTGGACGGACATCATCAGCTTCACGATCAACATGGAGCAGATCGGCGACATCATCGAGCGGGTGATCATCGATGTGGAAGACAAGAAGATCAAACCGCAGCGCAATTTCTCGGAAGCCGGGATGGCGGAGATCGTCGAGCTGCATGGGCGGCTGGTTGCCAACCTGCGGTTGAGCATGAGCGTGTTCTTGAACGGGAATGTTCGGGATGCGCAGAAGCTTCTGGAAGAGAAGGCTCGGTTTCGGGATCTGGAGCGGGCTTATGCGACGACTCATCTGGATCGGTTGTCGGATCGGACGACTCTCAGCATCGAGACCAGTTCGCTGCATATCGACTTGATCAGCGATTTGAAGCGGATCAATTCGCATATTTGTTCTATTGCTTATCCGATTCTGGAGTCGGCTGGGGCTTTGGCGCCTAGCCGGTTGCGGGAGTCTCGGCTTGGGAAGATTGAGAGTTAG
- a CDS encoding phosphodiesterase, with protein MTTTNPDTFLVQLTDLHIREPGRLAYGRIDTAPYLQQAVQSVLALPQQPDAVVITGDLTDFGRAAEYEHLARLLAPLTMPVYLLPGNHDDRDQLRRSFPGHAYLGTGSDTAGFIQYSVRVGGLRLLTLDTCVPGESHGTLCEKRLGWLEAQLDACRDEPVVVAMHHPPFTTLIGHMDEIGLLQGADALETLIARYKNVERVICGHLHRAIDVRFGGTIASTSPAPAHQVCLDLAPGAASAWTLEPPGFRVHAWSARSGRLVTHLAASGRFEGPFPFHDNGALID; from the coding sequence ATGACGACAACGAACCCAGACACCTTCCTGGTCCAGCTGACCGACCTTCACATCCGCGAGCCGGGCCGGCTGGCCTACGGCCGCATCGACACCGCGCCGTATCTCCAGCAAGCGGTGCAGTCGGTGCTCGCGCTGCCGCAGCAGCCCGATGCGGTCGTGATCACCGGCGACCTGACCGACTTCGGCCGCGCCGCCGAGTACGAACACCTCGCGCGCCTGCTGGCCCCGCTGACCATGCCGGTCTACCTGCTGCCCGGCAACCACGACGACCGCGACCAGTTGCGCCGGAGCTTTCCCGGCCATGCATACCTCGGCACGGGCAGCGACACGGCCGGCTTCATCCAGTATTCGGTGCGCGTCGGTGGGCTGCGACTGCTGACGCTCGACACCTGCGTACCGGGCGAGAGCCATGGCACGCTGTGCGAGAAGCGCCTGGGCTGGCTCGAAGCCCAGCTCGACGCCTGCCGCGACGAGCCTGTCGTGGTCGCCATGCACCACCCGCCCTTCACGACGTTGATCGGCCACATGGACGAGATCGGCCTGCTGCAAGGCGCCGACGCGCTCGAGACATTGATCGCTCGCTACAAGAACGTCGAGCGCGTGATCTGCGGCCACCTGCACCGCGCCATCGATGTGCGCTTCGGCGGCACCATCGCCTCGACTTCGCCGGCGCCCGCGCACCAGGTCTGCCTCGATCTGGCACCCGGCGCAGCCTCGGCATGGACGCTCGAACCGCCCGGTTTCCGCGTTCATGCATGGTCCGCGCGCAGCGGCCGCCTCGTCACCCATCTGGCGGCCTCCGGCCGCTTCGAAGGCCCCTTTCCCTTCCACGACAACGGGGCGCTGATCGACTGA
- a CDS encoding ABC transporter ATP-binding protein, whose protein sequence is MELERIPIDIANCAKTYADGTRGLQPTNLHVEPGEVLALLGPSGCGKTTLLRLIAGLEAPDEGSRIVFGDQDVTQRPVEHRGVGMVFQSYALFPQMTVAANIGYGLRIRGVSPEEEKCAVGELVDLVRLGGLENKRPAELSGGQRQRVALARAVAVRPRVLLLDEPLAALDAKLKESLRDELAELLRRLHITAIHVTHDQQEALAIADRLAVMRAGRIVQVGRGEDLYRAPAHPFVAEFLGRVNRLERAPEAIAQGVVRLGGSTLPCPPAWQSHAMLLVRPEDVEVSAPQPDWGTATVERRTFLGDRVQLQLRVQDQPLLVADVGRDNPFGPGDPVSLRVHPDRLMTSQETSA, encoded by the coding sequence ATGGAACTTGAACGCATCCCCATCGACATCGCGAACTGTGCGAAGACCTACGCAGACGGCACGCGCGGCCTGCAGCCGACGAATCTGCACGTCGAGCCGGGTGAAGTGCTCGCGCTGCTCGGCCCTTCGGGCTGCGGCAAGACCACGCTGCTGCGCCTGATTGCAGGGCTGGAAGCGCCCGACGAAGGCAGCCGTATCGTCTTCGGGGACCAGGACGTGACGCAACGCCCGGTCGAGCACCGCGGCGTGGGCATGGTGTTCCAGAGCTACGCGCTCTTTCCGCAGATGACGGTGGCGGCCAACATCGGCTACGGCCTTCGCATCCGCGGCGTGTCGCCCGAAGAAGAGAAGTGCGCCGTCGGCGAACTGGTCGACCTTGTGCGCCTGGGCGGGCTGGAGAACAAGCGCCCCGCCGAGCTCTCCGGCGGCCAACGCCAGCGCGTGGCCCTCGCGCGCGCCGTGGCCGTGCGCCCCCGCGTGCTGCTGCTCGACGAGCCGCTGGCCGCGCTCGACGCCAAGCTCAAGGAGTCGCTGCGCGACGAGCTCGCCGAACTGCTGCGCCGCCTGCACATCACCGCCATCCACGTGACGCACGACCAGCAGGAAGCGCTCGCCATCGCCGACCGGCTCGCCGTGATGCGCGCCGGCCGCATCGTGCAGGTCGGCCGCGGCGAAGACCTGTACCGCGCGCCCGCGCATCCCTTCGTTGCGGAGTTCCTCGGCCGGGTCAATCGTCTGGAGCGCGCGCCCGAGGCCATCGCGCAAGGCGTTGTCCGACTCGGCGGAAGCACGCTGCCTTGCCCGCCTGCCTGGCAGAGCCATGCGATGCTCTTGGTGCGACCCGAAGACGTCGAAGTGAGTGCGCCCCAGCCCGACTGGGGCACCGCCACCGTCGAACGCCGCACCTTTCTCGGCGACCGCGTGCAGCTTCAACTGCGCGTGCAGGACCAGCCCCTGCTGGTGGCCGACGTGGGGCGCGACAACCCCTTCGGTCCGGGCGATCCGGTGAGCCTTCGCGTCCACCCCGACCGCCTGATGACGTCGCAGGAAACCAGCGCATGA
- a CDS encoding ABC transporter permease subunit — protein sequence MRKNTQPRAPLLLAITVLVSLFMIAPMLLSVMAGLVNNYSAGLKSGLTLRWLGEVWENYGGTVGWSIGLAVACVMCTVLLGVPCAYALARSRSRAARIFEELLTLPVAVPGLATALALILAYGQLTAFRQSFAFILVGHIIFTLPFMVRTVSSAFQRDDLLALEEAARSLGANFRQRFMGILVPAVFPAIVAGSLMVFTLSVGEFNLTWMLHTPLTRTLPVGLADSYASMRIEVGSAYTLVFFAVILPVLWGLQYLANLMQKRHGT from the coding sequence ATGCGCAAGAACACGCAACCCAGGGCGCCCTTGCTGCTCGCAATCACCGTGCTGGTGAGCCTCTTCATGATCGCGCCGATGCTGCTGTCGGTGATGGCGGGGCTGGTCAACAACTACAGCGCGGGCCTCAAAAGCGGCCTCACGCTGCGCTGGCTCGGCGAGGTGTGGGAGAACTACGGCGGCACCGTCGGCTGGTCGATCGGGCTGGCGGTCGCATGCGTGATGTGCACCGTGCTGCTCGGCGTTCCATGCGCCTATGCACTGGCGCGCAGCCGCTCGCGGGCCGCGCGCATCTTCGAGGAACTGCTGACGCTGCCCGTCGCCGTGCCGGGCCTTGCCACGGCGCTCGCGTTGATCCTCGCCTACGGCCAACTCACCGCCTTCCGCCAGAGCTTCGCCTTCATCCTCGTGGGCCACATCATCTTCACGCTGCCCTTCATGGTCCGCACCGTGAGCTCGGCCTTCCAACGCGACGACCTGCTCGCGCTCGAAGAGGCCGCGCGCTCGCTGGGTGCGAACTTTCGCCAGCGCTTCATGGGCATCCTCGTGCCCGCAGTGTTCCCGGCCATCGTCGCCGGCAGCCTGATGGTGTTCACGCTCTCGGTGGGCGAATTCAACCTCACCTGGATGCTGCACACGCCGCTCACCCGCACCCTGCCCGTGGGGCTGGCCGATAGCTACGCCTCGATGCGCATTGAGGTCGGATCGGCCTACACGCTGGTCTTCTTCGCCGTCATTCTTCCGGTGCTGTGGGGCCTGCAGTACCTTGCCAACCTGATGCAGAAACGCCATGGAACTTGA